Within Oreochromis niloticus isolate F11D_XX linkage group LG2, O_niloticus_UMD_NMBU, whole genome shotgun sequence, the genomic segment CACTGTACACTCGATTCAaactgagagagaaaaaaaaaagctttacgCCTCATGTCACTAAACAACAAGTAAAGGTTCCAATAACAGGAGACAGAAACTGGTCGTTCACTTCTCCTCCTTGCCTTTGGTTTTCCTGTACACCATCTCCCTGAAGCTCGACAGgatcttgctctctctctttctcctctcctcctggtTGAACGATGCCAGGGCTCTCTTTTCGTCTGCGCTGTAGATCTGGTTTTCCTTTCTCAGACGCACAGCCTCCATACGACGATGTCTGCGGGGCGAAAAATTTGTCAATATTACGGGAAGAAAAGCTGAACACGCTCCTGGATCTGCTCAACTCAATCCAGCCTAGAGCACAAGCTAAAGCAAATGTTACAATGTGCAGAGATTAGTAAAGAAATTAAACAACATTTTGAAGCATTTGGTAACTTTTGCTGCACATATATGTTTTGAGGTTTGGTTTAAAATCAACTGGAAATGCCACATTTTCACTGATTCCTTTACTTAACCCATGTTTTAACTCACCATATAGAGCCTCTGCTGGGAgaacacattttatatgttGTTGTTAAAGTGTGCCTCATTAAAACTACTAAATCAAGAACCGCCTTTTTACGGAAATCTGCGTGTATTAATGTAGTAatgcagaaaatgttaaatCCAGATGGTGACTTTTGTTTTGGCCAGGCAGTGGACTTGTGAAAAGAATCTTCACTACAAAATCGTGTtgatttgtttaatatgtttgCATGAATCGGACCACAGCTGAGGTGAaaattttccattttctaaacatTACGTACCTGCTGCCACTCATGACGTAACCAGACTTCTCAAAGTTTGCGATCTCATCGCTGGTGAGACCGATCTCTCCTCTTCTTGGGATACGTTTGCCAGCTTTCACGTACTCTGCCATGGCAGCACCTTCACCTGGCAACAGGGCATGACCGAAACTGgaggaaggagaaaagaaaaagaagcttttatcAAAAATTCTGCCAAATGATTTAAACAAGTTGTGTAGTGGAAATGCTTAACAGAGTCTGTCTTATTTTGTCACATCTGATAAACTGAATCATAGTGATTTCCATTTTTTATAgcctaaataaaactgaaagaacCAATCAATAATCAGCAATCTTCAATAATGTCAACTCTACTatcgctttttaaaaaaaaatcccagtcttcaagcTCACCATTTAGCTAGCAAGTTTGAAAATACACAGCCTGcctctgttatttttttctgttttcagacatttaatcagttttctgtactgtacaggtaTGCTCCACTGTAAACAGCAGTTGTGTTTTGGAATAGAATACAAACTACATTAGGATTAGATGCTCTCCCTGTTTGTTAATGCAGGAATTAACACAAACAGAGACTCACTCCAAAGGTCGATCGTTCTGAGACATGTGAGTGAGAGGAGCTTCGGGGCCGACGACATGCTCATCAATGGAGGTTTTCTCCACCCACAACACCCCATTGGgatcttcctcctcttcctcctctgaggCCTCGCTGCTGGAGTCGCTGCTGGACTCCTTCCGGCTTTTCttcgccttcttcttcttggacTTCTTAGACCTGACGAGAAACGGGATGCTTGGTGAGTCAAATGGGCTGTTACCATGTCAACAGAGCTGGTGCACAGCTTTGTATCAGAACATACTTtttgctcttctttttctttttcttcttctttatttcttcttctgaaacacaaaaacaaaacagttaaaCTGATGAATCtgattagagaaaaaaaaaaaaaaaaaagggtgctTTTCGTTCATCTTACCATCCGAATCTGATTCAAGCTCACTGTCCTCTGAGTGCTTTTTGTTCTTTCTCTTCTtggacttcttcttctttttctttttcttcttcttctcttctgatAATAACAGACAGAATGGTTTTGTTATAAATTCACAGAAAACGTTGCATTGCTGTAATTTATATGTGTCCACACTCTGTGTACCTTCTGTGCTTGATTCTGAACTGCTGTTTTTCTCATCTTCTTCAACTGGTGTGAACTCATCGGAGCtgatggaggggaaaaaaatacagaaaagaatTTTTGATACCTGAAAATAAGACAGAACAACGCCTGATGTCTCTGCCAGGGTGCCAACAGGTATGACACATCAAGATCTTTTAAATAACCgcttaaataaaatttaacagGAAAAGTAAGATTAAAAAGGTGAAAAATTGGTTGAATGAAGTCATTGTGAAATAGAAACTCTTACGGTGATGAGACTAAAAACATCTAAGACCAAGACACACAGAATTTAAGccagttttaattaaaaaagaaacttttacaaataaatatgaCCGTTTTAAGGACCTGTGTCTCCACAAACCCAACACAAAATTAACAGTATGTTCCTCACTTACTCTGGCTCTTTCACTCTGGGTGAATATCCCCAAACTTCAGGACAACCCAGCTCGCCgatcctctccctctcctgcagACGCCTAAAACATAagtttgcaaaaacaaaaaggtgtttttaactgaaatgtCAAACTACACTTAGATTAGCTGCAAATCAAAGGAGGACAGCTTCCATCTGTTTGGTTTTTGGTAACAGATACATTGAAGAGCCCTCCACCTCCAGTTCACTGTTCATCTGAAGTGGTGGCACGTCATAAAATGCACCAATAGGCACGTGTACCTGAGGACTGATTTGTATTATGGGAATTGCAGGGTTCAGGCTTTGATAGCTTTTCACAGTGATGTTGGACTTTTCATACCTGGCGATAAAAGCCTCTTGTCTCTGCCGCTGAGCGTCGTCCCTCTGCTGCTCGTAGTAATAATCATCCTTGAGGCCGCCGTGTTTTCCCGGAGGCTCGGACCAGTGATTGCTGTGGTTgtgactgctgttgttgttgttgttatggcGCTCCCTGGACCGGGACCTTGATCTTGATCTGGATCTGGACCTGGAGCGGCTACGATGAGGGCTTCCTATACGGATCCGTCTAATGTTTCTGGCCTCTTTGAACCGACGCTCCCGTTCCTCGCGCTCCCTCTCCCGGTTGCGCGGCTTAGGGAGTTTGGGTCCGAAGCTGTCCGGAGACAAGCTCCGGTCGCGGCTGTCGCTGCGATGGCGACTGCGGGAGCGGGTCCGAGGTCTACGGGCCCGAGGACTGCGTGACTCCCCATCGCCGTCAGAGCTCGATCGATCCGACAGAGGCATGTCCTCTGACCGCAAGAGACTCACTACAGAACGGggtaaaaagtaattaatttcaATCAGTATCTAAGGGTAGATTTAAAAGATGTCGCACTCAGTTTATCTTCTTCTCCTTACGCAGAGAGAGCGTTTAATAACAGGAAGTACTGGTTGGTCCGTCCCAAAAAAGAATCCGACGTCACATGTCATCCAGAAGAGTTCCCAACATACTGATATAGCTCAATTTTCTTGcattaaaataatgtaaaaaagaaaaattcctCAAAACTTGCAGAAGTACTAGTAATATGTATGGAATAAGTCCTAGTAAAACCAGTCAGATTCACTTAAGATATTtatctatgtttttttttttggcttataCTTTCTTTAAGTTTTTTGAATAGTTTTATAGGGAAATATTTGCTAACAATGCCTGTATGTATACTTGAAGACAGTTTATGTGCATGTCAGTATTTCCAGATGACAAAACTAAGAAGGAAAGCATAACTAATTTAATTTGTGTCTAAATATACTGTGTACTATTAATAAATATGTATTGTGAAAAACGAAATATGTATTATACTGAAGTGTATAATATAATCactatgtaaagaaaaaaaattacagactgttgttaatttttttttactctaaatTCATAGCAACAGTAACAACCATAACAACAATATAATTTCTTAGGGTCGTTTTGAcatcgtttttattttttcaaaatgttaAGCTGGAgtttactttttatttgtttctgtgttaGCTTTAGATTAATTAGTCACTGTTTGAAAATTTttgtttgtactttttttttaaattcagtaaTAATTCTGTTTTAGTTAGCCTATTTTTCACAGGTAAACATGGGATGaataaaccaaaaaaatcaTGAATTTCATATCAGGTcaaaaaaattttatttatttatttcattttgcatttaaaaaacaaggtCGGGGGTTGGGTGGGGGTGGTCCGAGTTTTGTGGCTGTGAAGAACTCAACTTCCGGTTTTTCCCAACGCGCTCACGCGCCACCGGAACTACCGGGGTTTAACCGACCAACACACGGTCGTGTCTCCTATTGCTCAACTCAACATCTCTGGAAACTGGACTGCGAGTTCACTTAATTTGAGTCTTTTTACCAGCAAAGAAACAGAGCAGCTCGGCACGTCGAGATGTCGTTGTCTATAGTtcaagttaaaagaaaaacggAACCCGTGAGCAAACCCGTGGAGGAGAAATGCGCAAAGGAGTACTTCTTCACGGAACTGGACACCACTGCTACATGTCTCATCTGCAAGCAGAAGGTTTTATTCAAGGAGTTCAATATGAAGAGGCACTACGACGCAAAACACGCTGAAAAGTATAACCCATACCAGGGCCAGAAGAGGAAGATGATGTACGATCAACTTCAGAGAGAGTTCAACGGCCTTTCACCGCCGGCTTCCAGCCTAAAAAGAGAGGATGAATTCAAACGCTGTTCTGCAGGTACTTATTAAATTGACCGTTTATTCACCAGTAACCATtgtgagcttttattttgaaagcgaGACTTATGAACCGGCAGTTATCGCGCTGCTAACCGGCGTGCAAAAAGTAAACAGTTTCCAGCTGAAATAACCTCAGAACTGagctttatttgtatttatatacAGCTAGGAcgatgtttttaaatgtactttaaagCCACATAGTTTGCATTTGAATGCTTATAATCGTTTACGACGGCGACTCCTGGTGGCTGAGAATGAAAAGTGAGGCTCTCTGTTGTTGTTAGCCATTGTTTGTAGTTCATTAACATATCCGCTGGCTgccaccctgctcactcctgaCAAAATCATCAAGGTTTGCAGGTAAACCTAATCAATTTAACACTGCTGTTAGAGAGGATTTCGATTTGACCTCTATTCTACTAGAGACATGCTAACAGGATGCTAAACAGCGGGCCGCGATTCATTAGGGAGGAAACGGTGCTACCTTTGTTAGCAATAGATGTCTTAAAAGCTAAAGTAGAAATAATAATTTCGCTCTCAGTGTTGCATTAATACccctttaatgttttttttaaatatgttccTCAGTCTGCCTTGTGTCACAAGAGGCTAAAAATATCAGGCAAATTAACGTTTACCTAGCGCCAGCTAAGGGacggttttgtttttgttgccaGGCTAACGTAATTAGCATGTCTGACATTGTGTGCACAGAAACGGAATCATGCTGTCCAAGATtataattaacaaaaactaaactaaaaacataCAGATGATCACTTTAGGTTTAGTCTTTGCTAAGGAGATGGTTATACACTTGGCTGTGACTGAAATTATAATGCATGATCTAAACTGCCAAAATGTATATCCTATAatacagtgagtgaaaaagacacaaacgtAACACTGAAACCGATAAtagctaaactaaactaaaaaaccCACCCTGGGTACCAAGAACtatattaagattttttttatgtgcataaaTAAATCCACTAACAAAAATATAGGAGGCCAaactggaggtggcagagtgGAAGATTTTGCCATAATTAGAAATTAGTATGTCAGAGGGACATGTGCATAGGAAGGttagtggatatactggacaaagacTGCTGAatgtggagctgccaggcaggaggataagaggaagaccacagaagaTTGATTGATGTAGTACAGGAAGATGCAAGGATACAGTAAGATTGGAAATGGAATCAGCAAAAAGAACAAGATGCATTTAGTTTGTAATTTTTGGAAGACATTGCAGTAGCAGAGTAAAGTGTTAGcttaaaaattaatttttcaACTATACTCTTTTACATTATACACTGTTACACTGAACcactttctctcctttttccaTTATTCAGTTTATCAAGCAATAAacgatttattatttttattattattagttgaAACAGTCGCCCCCAGATGCTGAGTTAACAGACTGACCAGTGAGTGAACCGTTTCTATCCAAAAAAACAGGACCCTATAGCTCCTAGACCACCATGACTAGCTATACAAAAACATGAGCCATGATTCAGGCTGAACGTCCTCATGTAAATTTTCTGGCTTGTTTTGATGTTCCTGTTAGAACTGGAAATGCAGGAAATGGCAAAACTGAATTTGAGCCAGCTCTTTGACTATCTGTTGACATAACTTGTGTAACTCACATTGCTCTGCATGGTGGCAATGGTAATATGATAAGAtcaactttattgatcccaaaATTTAGGAAGAAAACGGTAAGAAACCAGTAAGAAAATGGCTTAAATAAAGTAGATTTGGTAaggaaaataacataaaaactgACCAAATATAGTTGCTTATTAAGTTAAAAATTACACAATGTGAATATTCAATTCAAATCTAAAAATGAACCTTTACTTTGTTTAtcttaatttagttttttttaatgccacttaacttttattttttaattgtagttctgtctttttaaatttaaaaaaaataaataaaattctttAAAATTTTTTGTGCATTTCCTTTTATTTAGTACTTTGTGATTGTTGACTCTGTGAAAAATGCTTTGTATATGAATAAATGTTACTTGCTTCACGTTGTTGTGCTTTCACAGGTTTGATTATGATTTGCTTTTTCTCTGTAGACATGCCGAGTCTGAAGCTGATATCTGCGACCGACACACAGTACTCAGCAGCTGTGCTGAAGAACATGAATGAGCAGCGGAGCCACGGATTATTTTGCGATATCACCATCATTATACAGGACAGGAAATTCAGAGCTCACAAAACTATCCTGTCTGCCTCGAGTACGTATTTCCACCAGCTGTTTACCGTGGCTGGGCAAGTGATCGAACTGAACTTCATCAGGCCTGAGATCTTTGAGCAGATTCTCAATTATATTTACAGCTCTAAGATTGTCAGAGTCCGCTCTGACATGCTCGAAGAGCTCATCAATGCCGGGCAGATACTGGGAGTGAAGTTCATTGCAAACTTGGGTTCACCATTATCACAAGTTAAGGGTCTTCCTGGTTTGTCGAAGGAGGCGGAAAGCAAAAGTGACTCATCTACAGAGATGATGCCGATCATAACAGAGTCCTTCTCAATATCTGCGGAGGAGTTCAATCAGGTAAACAAGCCTGCAGATAACGAGGAGGACTCGGACAGCGACGTTCTGTTTGTCTCGAAAACAGATAGTCAAAACAAAGCGGTTGGCTGTAGTGAGGTCATTGATTTGGAGAAAACGGATTCAGAAAATGTGCCGTCAAGCCAAAATGTAGAATCAAATCATGCAGCTTCAGAATGCGTAGACAAAGCTACCAGCCCCTCGAAACCCTTTGCTTCAAATCCTCCCAGCATCAGCTGTCCTAAACCGATTTTAATAGACAGCAGCCCTCTACAGAGCCCAGACAGCAGCTCCAACAACTCGTCTTCCCCTGCCAGAGTTTACTCAGGAAGTGCTCCTACAACACCAGCCAGAACAAGCAGTTTGACCCCAGAGCCATCGAGTGCCTCTCAGCCCTCTGAAAACAGCGACATAATGGGAGTCCACAAGAAGCAAGTGTCTACTTCATCTCAGCAGGGGGACTTCAAAATAAGACTCTCTGATTTATCAGAAAGTTCGACACTTCAAACAAATGTTCCTAAATCTGCTATAACGGGTAAAAAGACAGTGACACTCAGCACAGCCACGGAAATCGACTCTATTTCATCAGGCTGCAAGGTGTATGCCAATATTGGAGAAAATACATATGACATTGTCCCGGTGAAAGAAGATCCAGGCGAAGGAGGCTCCAAAGCCAATAAAGGGAAGAGAGCTTTTATGGCGACACCATTGAAACCCTTTGAAAAAACACCCGTGTCACCCAAGGCAGGACCAAACAAGAAGAGGACCAAAACGGAGCTGGAGGATCACTACGAGCTCATCATGGATGGAAAGACTTTTTACGTTTGCATTGTCTGTAAGCGGCCCTACGTGTGTTTGCCCAGTCTGCGCCGTCACTTCAACACCCATTCGTGGGAAAAGAAGTACCCGTGTCGTTATTGCAACAAGGTGTTTGCCCTGGCCGAGTACAGAACTAAACATGAAATCCACCACACAGGAGAGAGGAGGTACCAGTGCTTGTTGTGCAATGAAATGTTTATAAACTACCAGTTACTCTCCGCTCACTGCAAGCAAGTCCACAATCAGGATCCTTGCGGGAGGAAGGAGAAAGACGACGGCGGCAACAACTTGTACCGCCTGCTTCCGTGTAAAACAGTGCAGATGAAGTCGTACTCGTGGACTACAGATGGGCCAGGGGTCCCAGTAATATCGGAGGACGGCAGCGTGCATCACATAACCTCAGTCGGCGAAGCAATGCACTCGTCCACCCAAAGCAGGATGTTGAACTGGGACGACATTTTCGTTGAGCCCGACGCTCACATGGCGCCTAACAGCCGCGCACAACCGGAGACAACTATGAACACGCCTCCACAGGGTCCAGCAGAGTACTACTAAGCACAGCTGGCACCACTCCTTCTATTATATGTGCCTTTTAGGTGCCCCTCTTTCTCCTCTGTTCCACATCAACAATATTTTTACGCAATTCTTAATAGTTTCAGCTGTACGGTGCGGTCTCATTAGTCTGTCATTTGAAATTAGTGGACTAATACTGTAGTGATAACACAGGCACTAGTTTGCTGGTGGCTCTCAGTTATATGGTGAACGATGTAATGGGACCGTACCTCTCATGTTcctctgctttttttaaaaaaatggccaTGATCTTTTACATTAAGTGAGCACAGAAATGGAAGTGGTTCAAACATGATAGAAATGAAGAGGTTTTATGaatgaaaaggcaaaaaaaaaaaagtaaatttaaaaaaaaaaaaaaaatcacaatatgAGGTCACTGCTATTCTTGGTTCAAACCTGTGCTGATGCTCTGTATCTGTATTGCCCAGAATATTTCCGCTAAATGAGCTGAAGCACAAATGAaacgtctgtttttgttttttagttttattttttttaacaggctGCATTCCCTTAATCATGAAATGACGTTAAACGGAGGCCTGTTTAATGAAATGGAAATGGGGTTACCTTTTTAAAGTGATGTATGAAGCCTTATTGTGTGTATGTACAGCCAGTTTTGGTTACATTACACATGAAATGATGAATTTTCAGGACCGATCATTCCCGTTTCTATTTTAAATCTAATTCTGTACGAGAGAATGTTGATTATGaatttaattatatttgtattttgtcaTCCTGGGTATGcagttatttaatttttgtaGCACCCTGGAAAAGAAAGTTTCTGTCTGTTAAAGGGGACCTGTTAAGATTTTTGAAAATATACGGTTACAGCAGgggatgctcatattaaacagGGTCGGTATGTAATCTAAGGATCTCATTCACTCCAGTGGGTCTGTGTCTCACAAGTGGGCCTCTCCCCAGTCTCAACATAGGAGGAGCTTAATCAGCTTGTTTCAGACTAAGGCCCAGTATAAGATATGCGAGTatataaataaggattattttgtaTCGGGAGTCATGCAAAGCCGCTGTAGcgtggagctggaaatgagcttAATAGTTCCTCTTTAAAtacattgtttatttttaattgtatttctgtcGTTACTTTGTCACTTCCCTTTATTTAAAATTGCAAAATCTGCCCGGCTTCATATAGAAAGCTAGAGATTTCTCCTACACGTGTGACGATAGGATGGAAATAAACTGAGCTTTATTACAGTCCATAGCTGTAGCACTTAGCTTTCAGGCAGAAAACTCTTTGTTATAACTTTTCCactctgtttttcactgtgtcaGAGGGTAGTGATTGGTTAGTACAAGTAGTGCTAACAGGGGAAACTGTACTTTGTCATGTCATCATGCAGGgtttctttttaataaacagATTAACATCAGTACGTGATGtatggtgtgtttttgtgctgtgctACACTCCATTTTGGGCTCTTGACAGCAGGTAAACATTTCTTTTAGTTTAAATTGGTCACACTGCCAGTATAGAAACAAAGAACAGCTCCTGTTTATTTCTTGTTTGTGCAATTGCACTTTTCTAGTATGTAGCATGTATTCTACAGTGTTTTATGGACAAATCCTGCAGTTTTCCTCAAAAGGGAAcgtatttacttgtttttttttgtactgaAAGGTTAGGACCTCAGCTGTGTGAGGACTTtggctttgcatttttattccAACAAAACCAGTGGGGCACATTGAAATTtaccagtctttttttttttttttaaacggcaATGAAGGTTTTACTTGAGAAAGTAAACCCCATGTTTCATTAGCCTGTAGAACCATCTCTAACAGCAATAACTTGTTTTcgctgtatgactttatcagtctctcacatcgtGGAGGAATTTTGCCCTATTCTTCTTTATTGTTTCTTCACTTCATGGAGGTTTGCACACAT encodes:
- the zbtb33 gene encoding transcriptional regulator Kaiso isoform X2, whose product is MLIIVYDGDSWWLRMKNMPSLKLISATDTQYSAAVLKNMNEQRSHGLFCDITIIIQDRKFRAHKTILSASSTYFHQLFTVAGQVIELNFIRPEIFEQILNYIYSSKIVRVRSDMLEELINAGQILGVKFIANLGSPLSQVKGLPGLSKEAESKSDSSTEMMPIITESFSISAEEFNQVNKPADNEEDSDSDVLFVSKTDSQNKAVGCSEVIDLEKTDSENVPSSQNVESNHAASECVDKATSPSKPFASNPPSISCPKPILIDSSPLQSPDSSSNNSSSPARVYSGSAPTTPARTSSLTPEPSSASQPSENSDIMGVHKKQVSTSSQQGDFKIRLSDLSESSTLQTNVPKSAITGKKTVTLSTATEIDSISSGCKVYANIGENTYDIVPVKEDPGEGGSKANKGKRAFMATPLKPFEKTPVSPKAGPNKKRTKTELEDHYELIMDGKTFYVCIVCKRPYVCLPSLRRHFNTHSWEKKYPCRYCNKVFALAEYRTKHEIHHTGERRYQCLLCNEMFINYQLLSAHCKQVHNQDPCGRKEKDDGGNNLYRLLPCKTVQMKSYSWTTDGPGVPVISEDGSVHHITSVGEAMHSSTQSRMLNWDDIFVEPDAHMAPNSRAQPETTMNTPPQGPAEYY
- the nkap gene encoding NF-kappa-B-activating protein isoform X1 translates to MPLSDRSSSDGDGESRSPRARRPRTRSRSRHRSDSRDRSLSPDSFGPKLPKPRNREREREERERRFKEARNIRRIRIGSPHRSRSRSRSRSRSRSRSRERHNNNNNSSHNHSNHWSEPPGKHGGLKDDYYYEQQRDDAQRQRQEAFIARRLQERERIGELGCPEVWGYSPRVKEPDSDEFTPVEEDEKNSSSESSTEEEKKKKKKKKKKSKKRKNKKHSEDSELESDSDEEEIKKKKKKKKSKKSKKSKKKKAKKSRKESSSDSSSEASEEEEEEDPNGVLWVEKTSIDEHVVGPEAPLTHMSQNDRPLDFGHALLPGEGAAMAEYVKAGKRIPRRGEIGLTSDEIANFEKSGYVMSGSRHRRMEAVRLRKENQIYSADEKRALASFNQEERRKRESKILSSFREMVYRKTKGKEEK
- the zbtb33 gene encoding transcriptional regulator Kaiso isoform X3, encoding MPSLKLISATDTQYSAAVLKNMNEQRSHGLFCDITIIIQDRKFRAHKTILSASSTYFHQLFTVAGQVIELNFIRPEIFEQILNYIYSSKIVRVRSDMLEELINAGQILGVKFIANLGSPLSQVKGLPGLSKEAESKSDSSTEMMPIITESFSISAEEFNQVNKPADNEEDSDSDVLFVSKTDSQNKAVGCSEVIDLEKTDSENVPSSQNVESNHAASECVDKATSPSKPFASNPPSISCPKPILIDSSPLQSPDSSSNNSSSPARVYSGSAPTTPARTSSLTPEPSSASQPSENSDIMGVHKKQVSTSSQQGDFKIRLSDLSESSTLQTNVPKSAITGKKTVTLSTATEIDSISSGCKVYANIGENTYDIVPVKEDPGEGGSKANKGKRAFMATPLKPFEKTPVSPKAGPNKKRTKTELEDHYELIMDGKTFYVCIVCKRPYVCLPSLRRHFNTHSWEKKYPCRYCNKVFALAEYRTKHEIHHTGERRYQCLLCNEMFINYQLLSAHCKQVHNQDPCGRKEKDDGGNNLYRLLPCKTVQMKSYSWTTDGPGVPVISEDGSVHHITSVGEAMHSSTQSRMLNWDDIFVEPDAHMAPNSRAQPETTMNTPPQGPAEYY
- the zbtb33 gene encoding transcriptional regulator Kaiso isoform X1, with the protein product MSLSIVQVKRKTEPVSKPVEEKCAKEYFFTELDTTATCLICKQKVLFKEFNMKRHYDAKHAEKYNPYQGQKRKMMYDQLQREFNGLSPPASSLKREDEFKRCSADMPSLKLISATDTQYSAAVLKNMNEQRSHGLFCDITIIIQDRKFRAHKTILSASSTYFHQLFTVAGQVIELNFIRPEIFEQILNYIYSSKIVRVRSDMLEELINAGQILGVKFIANLGSPLSQVKGLPGLSKEAESKSDSSTEMMPIITESFSISAEEFNQVNKPADNEEDSDSDVLFVSKTDSQNKAVGCSEVIDLEKTDSENVPSSQNVESNHAASECVDKATSPSKPFASNPPSISCPKPILIDSSPLQSPDSSSNNSSSPARVYSGSAPTTPARTSSLTPEPSSASQPSENSDIMGVHKKQVSTSSQQGDFKIRLSDLSESSTLQTNVPKSAITGKKTVTLSTATEIDSISSGCKVYANIGENTYDIVPVKEDPGEGGSKANKGKRAFMATPLKPFEKTPVSPKAGPNKKRTKTELEDHYELIMDGKTFYVCIVCKRPYVCLPSLRRHFNTHSWEKKYPCRYCNKVFALAEYRTKHEIHHTGERRYQCLLCNEMFINYQLLSAHCKQVHNQDPCGRKEKDDGGNNLYRLLPCKTVQMKSYSWTTDGPGVPVISEDGSVHHITSVGEAMHSSTQSRMLNWDDIFVEPDAHMAPNSRAQPETTMNTPPQGPAEYY
- the nkap gene encoding NF-kappa-B-activating protein isoform X2 codes for the protein MPLSDRSSSDGDGESRSPRARRPRTRSRSRHRSDSRDRSLSPDSFGPKLPKPRNREREREERERRFKEARNIRRIRIGSPHRSRSRSRSRSRSRSRSRERHNNNNNSSHNHSNHWSEPPGKHGGLKDDYYYEQQRDDAQRQRQEAFIARRLQERERIGELGCPEVWGYSPRVKEPDSDEFTPVEEDEKNSSSESSTEEEKKKKKKKKKKSKKRKNKKHSEDSELESDSDEEIKKKKKKKKSKKSKKSKKKKAKKSRKESSSDSSSEASEEEEEEDPNGVLWVEKTSIDEHVVGPEAPLTHMSQNDRPLDFGHALLPGEGAAMAEYVKAGKRIPRRGEIGLTSDEIANFEKSGYVMSGSRHRRMEAVRLRKENQIYSADEKRALASFNQEERRKRESKILSSFREMVYRKTKGKEEK